In Oryzias latipes chromosome 15, ASM223467v1, the following proteins share a genomic window:
- the LOC101172187 gene encoding elongation of very long chain fatty acids protein 6 isoform X3, whose amino-acid sequence MFSALYAALVFAGQHYMKPRPKMNLRLPLVLWSLSLAVFSIIGAVRTGSYMLHILSHGGFRQSICDQSFYNGPISKFWAYAFVLSKAPELGDTAFIVLRKQKLIFLHWYHHITVLLYSWYSYKDMVAGGGWFMTMNYTVHAFMYSYYAARAAGLRVPRPFAVLITSSQIAQMVMGVTVSALVYRWMQQGDCHSRLDNITWATLMYLSYLLLFSNFFYQTYLRPLPKTTKTQ is encoded by the exons ATGTTCAGCGCTCTTTATGCTGCCCTGGTGTTTGCAGGCCAGCACTACATGAAGCCCCGCCCCAAAATGAACCTGCGGCTACCACTGGTCCTCTGGTCACTTAGCCTGGCTGTGTTCAG CATCATCGGAGCAGTTCGGACTGGTTCATACATGCTACACATCCTTAGCCATGGTGGTTTCAGACAGTCCATCTGTGATCAAAGCTTCTACAATGGACCCATCAGCAAGTTTTGGGCATATGCTTTCGTCCTGAGCAAAGCTCCAGAGCTTG GTGACACGGCCTTCATCGTGCTGCGGAAGCAGAAGCTCATTTTCCTGCACTGGTACCACCATATCACCGTGCTGCTCTACTCCTGGTACTCCTACAAGGACATGGTGGCTGGCGGCGGCTGGTTCATGACCATGAACTACACCGTTCACGCATTCATGTACAGTTACTACGCGGCACGTGCCGCCGGTCTGCGCGTGCCCCGCCCCTTTGCCGTGCTCATCACCAGTTCTCAGATCGCACAGATGGTCATGGGCGTGACTGTGAGCGCGCTGGTGTACCGCTGGATGCAGCAGGGCGACTGTCACTCCCGCCTTGACAACATCACCTGGGCCACGCTCATGTACCTGAGCTACCTGCTGCTCTTCTCCAACTTCTTCTACCAGACCTACCTGCGCCCCCTCCCCAAGACCACCAAGACTCAGTAA
- the LOC101172187 gene encoding elongation of very long chain fatty acids protein 6 isoform X1 has translation MEMNGTELHLSEYGFERRFDERGAIRWMQENWSKSFMFSALYAALVFAGQHYMKPRPKMNLRLPLVLWSLSLAVFSIIGAVRTGSYMLHILSHGGFRQSICDQSFYNGPISKFWAYAFVLSKAPELGDTAFIVLRKQKLIFLHWYHHITVLLYSWYSYKDMVAGGGWFMTMNYTVHAFMYSYYAARAAGLRVPRPFAVLITSSQIAQMVMGVTVSALVYRWMQQGDCHSRLDNITWATLMYLSYLLLFSNFFYQTYLRPLPKTTKTQ, from the exons ATGGAGATGAACGGGACCGAGCTTCACCTGTCCGAGTACGGCTTCGAGCGGCGCTTCGACGAGCGCGGAGCGATCCGGTGGATGCAGGAGAACTG gagtAAATCCTTCATGTTCAGCGCTCTTTATGCTGCCCTGGTGTTTGCAGGCCAGCACTACATGAAGCCCCGCCCCAAAATGAACCTGCGGCTACCACTGGTCCTCTGGTCACTTAGCCTGGCTGTGTTCAG CATCATCGGAGCAGTTCGGACTGGTTCATACATGCTACACATCCTTAGCCATGGTGGTTTCAGACAGTCCATCTGTGATCAAAGCTTCTACAATGGACCCATCAGCAAGTTTTGGGCATATGCTTTCGTCCTGAGCAAAGCTCCAGAGCTTG GTGACACGGCCTTCATCGTGCTGCGGAAGCAGAAGCTCATTTTCCTGCACTGGTACCACCATATCACCGTGCTGCTCTACTCCTGGTACTCCTACAAGGACATGGTGGCTGGCGGCGGCTGGTTCATGACCATGAACTACACCGTTCACGCATTCATGTACAGTTACTACGCGGCACGTGCCGCCGGTCTGCGCGTGCCCCGCCCCTTTGCCGTGCTCATCACCAGTTCTCAGATCGCACAGATGGTCATGGGCGTGACTGTGAGCGCGCTGGTGTACCGCTGGATGCAGCAGGGCGACTGTCACTCCCGCCTTGACAACATCACCTGGGCCACGCTCATGTACCTGAGCTACCTGCTGCTCTTCTCCAACTTCTTCTACCAGACCTACCTGCGCCCCCTCCCCAAGACCACCAAGACTCAGTAA
- the LOC101171770 gene encoding barrier-to-autointegration factor-like protein — MSTTSQKHRDFVGEPMGDKPVIALSGIGETLGKKLEEQGFDKAFVVLGQFLLLKKDTEMFTDWLKDATGANSRQAGSCAQCLKEWCDAFL, encoded by the exons ATGTCCACCACGTCGCAGAAGCATCGGGACTTTGTCGGCGAGCCAATGGGAGACAAACCAGTGATCGCTCTGTCGGGTATCGGAGAGACGctggggaagaagctggaggagcaAGGTTTTGACAAG GCTTTTGTGGTTCTGGGTCAGTTCTTGCTGCTGAAGAAGGACACGGAGATGTTCACTGACTGGCTTAAGGATGCCACCGGTGCCAACTCTCGGCAGGCTGGATCATGTGCTCAGTGCCTAAAGGAGTGGTGCGACGCCTTCCTCTGA
- the LOC101172187 gene encoding elongation of very long chain fatty acids protein 6 isoform X2: MSKSFMFSALYAALVFAGQHYMKPRPKMNLRLPLVLWSLSLAVFSIIGAVRTGSYMLHILSHGGFRQSICDQSFYNGPISKFWAYAFVLSKAPELGDTAFIVLRKQKLIFLHWYHHITVLLYSWYSYKDMVAGGGWFMTMNYTVHAFMYSYYAARAAGLRVPRPFAVLITSSQIAQMVMGVTVSALVYRWMQQGDCHSRLDNITWATLMYLSYLLLFSNFFYQTYLRPLPKTTKTQ; encoded by the exons AT gagtAAATCCTTCATGTTCAGCGCTCTTTATGCTGCCCTGGTGTTTGCAGGCCAGCACTACATGAAGCCCCGCCCCAAAATGAACCTGCGGCTACCACTGGTCCTCTGGTCACTTAGCCTGGCTGTGTTCAG CATCATCGGAGCAGTTCGGACTGGTTCATACATGCTACACATCCTTAGCCATGGTGGTTTCAGACAGTCCATCTGTGATCAAAGCTTCTACAATGGACCCATCAGCAAGTTTTGGGCATATGCTTTCGTCCTGAGCAAAGCTCCAGAGCTTG GTGACACGGCCTTCATCGTGCTGCGGAAGCAGAAGCTCATTTTCCTGCACTGGTACCACCATATCACCGTGCTGCTCTACTCCTGGTACTCCTACAAGGACATGGTGGCTGGCGGCGGCTGGTTCATGACCATGAACTACACCGTTCACGCATTCATGTACAGTTACTACGCGGCACGTGCCGCCGGTCTGCGCGTGCCCCGCCCCTTTGCCGTGCTCATCACCAGTTCTCAGATCGCACAGATGGTCATGGGCGTGACTGTGAGCGCGCTGGTGTACCGCTGGATGCAGCAGGGCGACTGTCACTCCCGCCTTGACAACATCACCTGGGCCACGCTCATGTACCTGAGCTACCTGCTGCTCTTCTCCAACTTCTTCTACCAGACCTACCTGCGCCCCCTCCCCAAGACCACCAAGACTCAGTAA